Proteins from one Planctomyces sp. SH-PL62 genomic window:
- a CDS encoding acetate/propionate family kinase produces MKVLVANLGSTSFKYRLFDMGDPAEPVLARGAIDRIGSPSSRVSVTTPKGTRESERPIADHGDAVQLCLEQLTDPEIGVLADASEVSAIGFKAVHARNLTGVHLVDDEVLEAMEAFADVAPAHNPPYTKAMRMLRGRFPKLPLVAAFETGFHRTIPEASQRYAIPEEWATTLGVRRWGFHGASHRYISWRTAELLGRKDVKVISCHLGGSSSLAAIRDGASVACSLGMSPQSGLPHNNRVGDFDVFALPALMRETGRSLEDLLDILANQSGLEGICGARDVRDVESAASTGDARAQLALDVFVASIRHHLGAFLLELGGADAIVFTGGIGENSSLIRSKTCRDLGWFGIELDPALNAGGPAERRISAENSRVQIWTVPTNEELVVARQSRELLESGRTAMA; encoded by the coding sequence TTGAAAGTCCTCGTCGCCAACCTGGGCAGCACCAGCTTCAAGTACCGCCTGTTCGACATGGGCGACCCGGCCGAGCCGGTCCTGGCCCGGGGGGCGATCGACCGGATCGGCTCCCCCTCGTCCCGGGTGTCGGTCACGACCCCCAAGGGGACCCGGGAGTCGGAACGGCCGATCGCCGACCACGGCGACGCCGTCCAGCTCTGCCTGGAACAGCTCACCGATCCGGAGATCGGCGTCCTGGCCGACGCCTCCGAGGTCTCGGCGATCGGCTTCAAGGCCGTCCACGCCCGCAACCTGACCGGCGTCCATCTGGTCGACGACGAGGTGCTCGAAGCGATGGAGGCCTTCGCCGACGTCGCCCCGGCGCACAACCCGCCGTACACCAAGGCGATGCGGATGCTCCGCGGGCGGTTCCCGAAGCTGCCCCTGGTCGCCGCGTTCGAGACCGGCTTCCACCGCACCATCCCCGAAGCCTCGCAGCGATACGCCATCCCCGAGGAGTGGGCCACCACCCTGGGGGTCCGCCGCTGGGGGTTCCACGGCGCGAGCCACCGCTACATCTCGTGGCGGACGGCCGAGCTGCTCGGCCGCAAGGACGTCAAGGTGATCTCGTGCCACCTGGGCGGCAGCTCGTCGCTGGCGGCGATCCGCGACGGGGCCTCGGTCGCCTGCAGCCTGGGGATGAGCCCGCAGTCCGGCCTGCCGCACAACAACCGCGTCGGCGACTTCGACGTCTTCGCCCTCCCCGCGCTCATGCGTGAGACGGGACGAAGCCTGGAGGACCTCCTCGACATCCTGGCGAACCAGTCGGGCCTGGAGGGGATCTGCGGGGCGCGCGACGTCCGCGACGTGGAGTCGGCCGCCTCGACCGGCGACGCCCGGGCCCAGCTCGCGCTCGACGTCTTCGTCGCCTCGATCCGCCATCACCTGGGGGCCTTCCTCCTGGAACTGGGCGGGGCTGACGCGATCGTCTTCACCGGCGGCATCGGCGAGAACTCGTCCTTGATCCGCTCGAAGACCTGCCGCGACCTGGGCTGGTTCGGCATCGAGCTGGACCCCGCGCTCAACGCCGGGGGCCCCGCCGAGCGCCGGATCTCCGCGGAGAACTCGCGGGTGCAGATCTGGACCGTGCCGACCAACGAGGAACTCGTGGTCGCCCGCCAGTCCCGGGAACTCCTGGAATCGGGCCGCACAGCGATGGCCTGA
- a CDS encoding BMC domain-containing protein encodes MNGQALGLIETMGLVCLINAVDAMLKAASVELATPIIKLDGGVVSVMVRGDVSSVRAAVEAGAEAAAKAGELRAAHVIPRPGAAIVRAYLGGSR; translated from the coding sequence ATGAACGGCCAAGCGCTGGGCCTCATCGAGACGATGGGCCTGGTCTGCCTGATCAACGCGGTCGACGCCATGCTCAAGGCGGCGTCCGTGGAGCTGGCCACCCCGATCATCAAGCTGGACGGCGGCGTCGTCAGCGTGATGGTCCGGGGCGACGTCAGCAGCGTCCGCGCCGCCGTCGAGGCCGGCGCCGAAGCCGCCGCCAAGGCCGGCGAACTCCGCGCCGCCCACGTCATCCCGCGGCCCGGAGCCGCCATCGTCCGCGCCTACCTGGGGGGCTCGCGTTGA
- a CDS encoding BMC domain-containing protein gives MATAQKPATRGSIGSQGMNGEALGLIETKGLVGVIEATDAMLKAANVTLAGKVSVGGSFITTLVRGDVGSVRAAVEAGAEAASRVGELVSAHVIPRPDAAVLRTFLG, from the coding sequence ATGGCGACGGCACAGAAGCCCGCGACCCGCGGGAGTATTGGGAGCCAGGGGATGAACGGCGAGGCGCTCGGACTGATCGAAACCAAGGGGCTCGTGGGCGTCATCGAGGCGACCGACGCGATGCTCAAGGCCGCGAACGTGACCCTGGCCGGCAAGGTCTCGGTCGGCGGGTCGTTCATCACGACCCTCGTCCGGGGCGACGTCGGCAGCGTCCGCGCCGCCGTCGAGGCCGGGGCCGAGGCCGCCAGCCGCGTCGGCGAGCTGGTCAGCGCCCACGTCATCCCCCGGCCCGACGCGGCGGTCCTCCGCACGTTCCTGGGCTGA
- a CDS encoding BMC domain-containing protein: protein MIETKGFVALVEASDAMLKAANVELVGWDKVGSGLVTAFVAGDVAAVKAAVDAGAAAASRIGEVVSVQVIPRPHEDLGGILSFTKAAAPKATS, encoded by the coding sequence ATGATCGAAACCAAGGGGTTCGTGGCTCTCGTCGAAGCGAGCGACGCCATGCTGAAGGCGGCGAACGTGGAGCTGGTCGGCTGGGACAAGGTCGGCAGCGGCCTGGTGACGGCGTTCGTGGCCGGCGACGTGGCGGCGGTGAAGGCGGCGGTCGACGCCGGGGCCGCGGCGGCCAGCCGGATCGGCGAGGTCGTCAGCGTCCAGGTCATCCCCCGGCCGCACGAGGACCTCGGCGGCATCCTGTCGTTCACCAAGGCGGCGGCCCCCAAGGCCACCAGCTGA
- the pduL gene encoding phosphate propanoyltransferase: protein MSATGTATANRDQIESLVRSIILKSLGAAAPGGAPAAGNGEAGPPKVVVNISARHCHLTQDDVDVLFGKGHQLTPMKRLYQDTDFAAEETVAVVGPRQRMIPGVRILGPCRKFSQVELAFTDAISLGIDVPVRLSGDIEETPGCLLIGPKGSLVMPRGVIRAERHVHMGPRDAEYYGVKHLDRMNMRIESPCPSTLEGLLVRTHPDWKLEVHIDTDEANACDLAHAANVILSKA from the coding sequence ATGAGCGCGACGGGGACGGCGACGGCGAACCGCGACCAGATCGAGAGCCTGGTGCGGTCGATCATCCTCAAGAGCCTGGGCGCCGCGGCCCCGGGCGGGGCCCCGGCCGCCGGGAACGGCGAGGCCGGGCCGCCGAAGGTGGTCGTCAACATCTCGGCCCGGCACTGCCACCTGACGCAGGACGACGTGGACGTCCTCTTCGGCAAGGGGCACCAGCTCACGCCGATGAAGCGGCTGTACCAGGACACCGACTTCGCCGCGGAGGAGACCGTGGCGGTGGTCGGGCCTCGCCAGCGGATGATCCCCGGCGTGCGGATCCTCGGCCCCTGCCGCAAGTTCAGCCAGGTGGAGCTGGCGTTCACCGACGCCATCAGCCTGGGGATCGACGTGCCGGTGCGGCTCTCTGGCGACATCGAGGAGACCCCCGGCTGCCTGCTGATCGGCCCCAAGGGGTCGCTGGTGATGCCCAGGGGGGTCATCCGGGCGGAGCGGCACGTCCACATGGGCCCGCGCGACGCCGAGTACTACGGCGTGAAGCACCTGGACCGGATGAACATGCGGATCGAGAGCCCCTGCCCCAGCACCCTGGAGGGCCTGCTCGTGCGGACCCACCCGGACTGGAAGCTGGAGGTCCACATCGACACCGACGAAGCCAACGCGTGCGACCTGGCGCACGCCGCCAACGTGATCCTGAGCAAGGCCTGA
- a CDS encoding DeoR/GlpR family DNA-binding transcription regulator: MLPETRRRQLRELISKQGYATLDELVKKLQVSESTIRRDLEALDLSGGVKRTHGGAVFSGEARGMPAFDERTHTAMAEKRAIGAATAALIEDGDTVLLDGGTTTLEVARAILERDIHVQLVTNSLPIAQLAASSPRSDLILIGGYVYPRTGVALGPLAIAMMQGIRVRKAILGAGGIMADGVYNSNLLLVETERQMMACGQEVVIAADWTKFGRLALAKLCGLDEVTRLVCDARTPESQRAMLEAAGVIVHTAGPEIWDGPGGKTTAEPTRKATDERTEA, from the coding sequence ATGCTTCCAGAGACGCGACGCCGGCAGCTCCGCGAGCTGATCTCGAAGCAGGGCTATGCGACGCTCGACGAGCTGGTGAAGAAGCTGCAGGTCTCCGAGAGCACGATCCGCCGCGATTTGGAGGCGCTGGATCTCTCCGGAGGGGTGAAGCGGACCCACGGCGGCGCGGTGTTCTCCGGGGAGGCCCGGGGGATGCCGGCGTTCGACGAGCGGACGCACACGGCGATGGCCGAGAAGCGGGCGATCGGCGCTGCGACGGCGGCCCTGATCGAGGACGGCGACACGGTGCTGCTGGACGGCGGCACGACGACGCTGGAGGTGGCCCGGGCGATCCTGGAGCGGGACATCCACGTCCAGCTGGTGACGAACAGCCTACCGATCGCGCAGCTTGCGGCGTCGAGCCCGCGGTCGGACCTGATCCTGATCGGGGGCTACGTCTACCCGAGGACGGGGGTGGCGCTGGGCCCGCTGGCGATCGCGATGATGCAGGGGATCCGGGTTCGAAAGGCGATCCTGGGCGCGGGCGGGATCATGGCCGACGGGGTGTACAACTCCAACCTGCTGCTGGTCGAGACCGAGCGGCAGATGATGGCCTGCGGCCAGGAAGTGGTGATCGCGGCCGACTGGACGAAGTTCGGCCGGCTGGCGCTGGCGAAGCTCTGCGGGCTGGACGAGGTCACGCGACTGGTGTGCGACGCCCGGACGCCCGAATCCCAGCGGGCGATGCTGGAGGCGGCCGGGGTGATCGTGCACACGGCCGGGCCGGAAATTTGGGACGGGCCGGGCGGGAAGACGACGGCGGAACCGACACGCAAGGCGACCGACGAGAGGACCGAGGCATGA
- the mutM gene encoding bifunctional DNA-formamidopyrimidine glycosylase/DNA-(apurinic or apyrimidinic site) lyase, which translates to MPELPEVETMVRGLRPALEGRTVDRMELHDPSLLQGCTAEEFAARGVGVRVARVGRRGKWVVVELADRGMIVIQPRMTGGFWLVDPPRPEHVRLTFRLANPEASIWFCDARRLGRIIRFDGPEDAEAAFARAHGPDALTIARDDLAARLKRTRRGIKPTLMDQKVLAGIGNIYADEILFQSRLHPLQVSAELTAREVDRLHAAIEPVLARAIAAEGSSFDAGYRTVLGLEGGFLAVNSMYGRAGEPCKGCGTPVQKTKIAGLIGRPTYLCPTCQPFRKPRSRKSTT; encoded by the coding sequence ATGCCGGAACTCCCCGAGGTCGAGACGATGGTGCGCGGGCTCCGGCCCGCGCTGGAGGGGCGGACGGTCGATCGCATGGAACTGCACGACCCGAGCTTGCTTCAGGGATGCACGGCCGAGGAGTTTGCGGCGCGGGGCGTCGGGGTGCGGGTCGCGAGGGTGGGGCGCCGGGGCAAGTGGGTCGTCGTCGAACTCGCCGACAGGGGGATGATCGTCATTCAGCCTCGGATGACTGGAGGCTTTTGGCTCGTCGACCCCCCCCGACCCGAGCACGTCCGCCTGACGTTCCGGCTGGCGAACCCCGAGGCTTCGATCTGGTTCTGCGACGCCCGTCGCCTGGGCCGGATCATCCGGTTCGACGGCCCCGAAGACGCCGAGGCGGCCTTCGCCCGCGCCCACGGCCCCGACGCTTTGACGATCGCCCGCGACGACCTGGCCGCGCGGTTGAAGCGGACCCGGCGGGGGATCAAGCCGACGCTCATGGACCAGAAGGTGCTCGCCGGGATCGGCAACATCTACGCCGACGAGATCCTGTTCCAGTCTCGGCTGCACCCGCTCCAGGTGTCGGCCGAGTTGACCGCGCGCGAGGTCGACCGGCTGCACGCGGCGATCGAGCCGGTGCTGGCGAGGGCGATCGCCGCCGAAGGGTCCAGCTTCGACGCCGGCTACCGGACCGTCCTGGGCCTGGAGGGGGGCTTCCTGGCCGTCAACTCCATGTACGGCCGCGCCGGGGAGCCCTGCAAGGGCTGCGGCACCCCGGTCCAGAAGACCAAAATCGCCGGGCTGATCGGCCGCCCCACCTACCTCTGCCCGACGTGTCAGCCCTTCCGAAAGCCCCGGTCGCGGAAGTCGACCACCTAG